The Stigmatella ashevillena genomic sequence CCGAGTCCAGGGGAACAGCGCGCTCGGCCACTTCCTTCTCGCCGTGGTTGCCCTCGGCGCTGAAGACGTGGACCACGTTCGCCCGCCGGTCATACACCCCGCGGAACTCCGGCCCCATGCCGATGGGCCAGTTCATCGGATAGGAGCGGATGCCGAGCACTTGCTCCAGCTCATCCATCAAATCCAGCGGCGCGCGGCCGTACCGGTCCAACTTGTTGACGAAGGTGAAGATGGGGATGCCACGCATGCGGCAGACCTTGAAGAGCTTCTTGGTCTGCGGCTCCACGCCCTTGGCCGCGTCGATGAGCATCACCGCCGCGTCCGCGGCCGCCAGCGTGCGGTAGGTGTCCTCGGAGAAGTCCTGGTGGCCTGGGGTGTCCAGCAGGTTCACCGCATGGTCCCGGTAGACAAACTGGAGCACCGAGGAGGTGACGGAGATGCCGCGCTCCTTCTCGAGCTCCATCCAGTCACTGGTGGCGTGACGGCGGGCCCGCTTGGCTTTCACGCTGCCGGCCAGATGGATGGCGCCACCGTAGAGCAACAGCTTCTCGGTGAGCGTGGTTTTACCCGCGTCGGGGTGAGAGATGATCGCGAAGGTGCGCCGCCGGGCGACCTCCTGCTGAAGCTCGGATGCCATGACAGGCAGGGCACTACCACGGGCGGTATGTTTTTTCGCGGCCTTCGCGCCCGGCCCCTGGGGCAGCCCCCTGGGTGGGTAGGCACTCACCCAGGGAGTGCGACGCCGGAGGGTCTCGGGGAGCACCTCCGGCGGCGCGGTGGGCCGGTCGTTGGGAATCCCCCTCCCTCGTTCCGGCCCGAGCCCTCAAAACAGGCCTCCTGGAGTTTGCGAATACTCAAACACAGGAGTCCACCCTGGGTTGCGGGAAATTTAATTCCGCCCCCACTGGCGGAGCTGTTGAAATCGGAAAAGCCCGCTTGCCTCCTCTTGTGCGATGACGTCGGCCTCCGTGGGAAAGTAGCGAGCCCTCAGCGCTTGGAGCTGCGCCTCCAGTTCGGCTCCAGAGAGCTGCCGGGCGAGGGCTTCGCGCTCCGCCGTGTAGCGGGCCCCCACCTCCCAGCGCTCGTCCCGGACGCGGTCCAGCGCCTCCCACCGCTTCAGCGCCTCCTCATCCAGCCCCATCTCCTGGCGGATGGCGCGCAGACTCTCCAGGCGGCGCTCGGGAGACATCGCCGTCAGCTCCTGCTGGATGGAGGGCAGGTCCATGAAGCGGTCCATCAACTCCTGCGGGTGGCGGGCCAGGCGAGCGGAGGCCTGCTCCCCGTAGACTTCCTGGAGTCGCTGCTTGTACGCCGACAGCTTCTCCTGGACGTTCGCGCCCTCCATCGTCTCCAGGGCCGCGAGCGAGTCCCCCATGGCCTGGTTCTTCCGCTCGGAGGCCCAGATGCGCTCCGCGGCGTCCTTGCCAAAGAGCCGATGGCGCGCATCCCAGATGGCATTGCGCCGCTCCTGGGGGCTCAGCCCGCTCAGGTAGGCATGGTTGTCCTTGATCCACTTCTCGTAGTCGATGCGGTTGCGGAGGGTGGCCGCCAGCGCGTCGTACATCTCCGGGAACATCTTCTGGAGAAACGCCAGGAGCTCCGCTTCCCAGCGGTCCGGAAAGCGCTCGGAGAAGTACCGCATGAGCTCCTCCAGCATCCGGATTTGGATGGAGGGCTCCTTCAGCTTCGCGCCGTAGCGCTCGCGCAGCGAAGCCGCCAGCGCCTCCCATTCCCCCGCCTCCGAGGAGCCGGGCTCGCTGAGCAGAGGCTCAGGACGGGGCGACGGGGCCCGCTGGGCAGCAGATGGGGAAGCCGGTGCCGGAAACGGTGGGCGGGAAGGTGCGTCCGGAACCCGCTGTGCAGCAGGCGCCTGCGCCACGCTCGCCTGACCTGGAGAGGCGAAGTACAGAAAAGCGCCCAAGCCCAGCAGGGCCGCCGAGCCCCCCAGCATCCAGCTTCTCCGAGTCCACATTCAGCCTTCTCCTGGCCCAGGCGGTGAGACACCACGGGAGGAAGAGACGGGAAAGCCCCGCGGGGGCCCTCCCGCCCTCCTGCCCGCGGGCGGCTAGTCGTTCTTCGCCACGTAGTCGATGATGGCCGCGTAGAACTCCATCTCGCTGAACGTGTCCGGGCCCACGCCGATCACATCGATGTGGTCCTGGATGATGAGGCTCGAGGAAGACGTCATCTGCGTGGCATTGGGCGCATTGATGTCGGCCACGTAGCCCACCGACGTGTCGATGGAGAGCTTGTCCAGCCCGGACTGCTCGGTGTACCGCAGCCGGTAGCCCATCTGCTGGGAGTTGATGCCCACCAGACCGTCGTCATCGTTCTCGTTCTTCACGCCGTCGCCCTTGCCCGCGGCCCCGTCGTTGTCGCAGTCATCGACGCAGTAGCCATCCCCGTCCGGATCGAAGAAGAACTCCTTCACCAGGTACAGGGCGGGGTTGACGCTCAGGCCGTACTGGGCAGTCATCAACGAGCCGTACAGCGACGCGTACGAGGCGTTGATCGGGTAGGCGATATTGAACGCCTTCGCCCCCGTCGTCTTGCCATCCTTCGCATCGAAGTCGTTGTAGACGAGCGCCTTGGCGGCCCCGTAGCCGTCATTGCCCGGACCATAGATGACGTCCCCGAAGATACGGGCCAGGGCGTCCACGACACCCGTGACGCCGTTGCCGAGCTTCAGGACCCACTGGGCCACCGGCGAGCCCCGGTGCGGCGAGGAGATGCTCAGCAGCGCCTTCACGGCGGTGTAGCCCTTGCGCTCACGCAGCAGGCGCGCGGCCTTGCGGATGTCCATGCCGCCCTGCGAGTGGCCCACGAGGCTCACATACTTGGCGCCCGAGGTGGCCATGTAGCTTTCGACCTGGTTGGCCAGTTGGAGCCCGCGAACCTCCGAGCTCTCGAACGGCTGCACCGCACCGACGAAGGACCTCTGTCCGGAGTCGATCAGATCATTGCAGTACACCTCGAGGAACTCGTCACAGGGATCGGCCACGAACGTGCCGAAGTCATCGCCCCAGTAATCCACCCCGAGGATGTCATCGAAGCCGGCCATGCCGTGCGCGAACACCACGGGGTACGTCGTCTTCTCCGCGGCGGCCAGGGCGGGCGCGGACAAACCGAGGGTGCCTGCGGCCAATGCTGCCAGGAGAAACGGGCTCTTCTGCTTCATGGGGACTCCTTGGTAGGGGAGATACAGCGGCGTCCTGCAACGGCTTTCATCAAAACACTGACTTATAAGTCAAAAGGATTGCGGGCGGGTACCGGCTCTGTCCGGCGCTGAAACATGGCGCACGGCGTCAATCCCTCGCACGAAACAACCTGTCTTCTCTGGAACGCCAGGGCTGGCGCAATGCGTTAGAGATGGCTCGCCGCACCCGAACGGAGGGCGTCAGCTGCTCGCGGACGTGTAGTGCCCGATGGACCGCAACCACACCCGGCGGGAGATGAACGCGAACGCCAGGGAGCCGCCCACCGCCGCCACCAGGGACTTCAGCGGCAGGCGCCCCAACATCGCCTCCGCGGGGAAGGTGGTCATCAGCGCCAGCGGGATGATGAAGGTGAAGATGAACGACAGGGTCCCCTTGAACACGGTGGAAGGCCAACGCGCCGCATCAAAGATGGACTGAAAGAAGTAGGTGAGGTTGTCCACGCGCACCACGAAGAAGGCGGCGCTCACCGTGAGGATCCACATCGAATAGAGCAGCAGCGTGCTGGAGCCCAGCAGCACGAGGGAGGCGAACAGGCCCGGAAGGGAGGGCCCCCGGTCCAACAGGTGAAAGGCGTAGACGAAGAGGCCCACGCCCGACAGGACGTTGGTGGCCCGCCACGGCAGAAACCGTGTGGTGGACACCAGGAACTGCGCGTCCGCGGGCTTGAGCAGCACGAAGTCGAGCGTCCCCTTGCGAATGTG encodes the following:
- a CDS encoding ABC transporter permease encodes the protein MIRRYLRLLGVQLRASSLLILQYRGDFLLEGLVSLFWTVTALAPLFVVYRGRESVAGWSFGEALLVVGWFTLLQGVLEGAITPSLNGVVDHIRKGTLDFVLLKPADAQFLVSTTRFLPWRATNVLSGVGLFVYAFHLLDRGPSLPGLFASLVLLGSSTLLLYSMWILTVSAAFFVVRVDNLTYFFQSIFDAARWPSTVFKGTLSFIFTFIIPLALMTTFPAEAMLGRLPLKSLVAAVGGSLAFAFISRRVWLRSIGHYTSASS
- a CDS encoding esterase/lipase family protein, producing MKQKSPFLLAALAAGTLGLSAPALAAAEKTTYPVVFAHGMAGFDDILGVDYWGDDFGTFVADPCDEFLEVYCNDLIDSGQRSFVGAVQPFESSEVRGLQLANQVESYMATSGAKYVSLVGHSQGGMDIRKAARLLRERKGYTAVKALLSISSPHRGSPVAQWVLKLGNGVTGVVDALARIFGDVIYGPGNDGYGAAKALVYNDFDAKDGKTTGAKAFNIAYPINASYASLYGSLMTAQYGLSVNPALYLVKEFFFDPDGDGYCVDDCDNDGAAGKGDGVKNENDDDGLVGINSQQMGYRLRYTEQSGLDKLSIDTSVGYVADINAPNATQMTSSSSLIIQDHIDVIGVGPDTFSEMEFYAAIIDYVAKND